The segment AACAGTATTCCATTCGGCCCCTGTGGTTTTGCGCCGATTGGCTACTCACAGCAACGGCTGGTGCCTCTGTTACTGATCTCCCGCGACAGGGACTGTTTTACGCCCGGATTGATCCTGCATGAAATGGGGCATGTTGTTGGACTGAATCACGAGCATCAACGCTGTGATCGTGACACCTTCGTTGATCTGAACTACAGTTGGTGGGACTTCCTCAACTACAATAAATTGTGTGCAATGGGTCAACATAACGACATATACGATTACAGCAGCCTCATGCACTATGGTGGGAATATCTCCGCTAAGGCAAGCCGTCCGTCCGGACGCTGGGTCGGCAATCCAAATTCTCTAGGCGGTGCTACGCTCACGCAAACCGACATCAGCGATGGCCTGCGTGTTCTGTACCCTGTCACACCTTAGGCGGAACTCTGCATGACACCTTTGACACCGCACCGCTCCTCTTCTGCTCGCAAGCTGGTTCAGACTACTGTGATTGCGGCGGGACTCCTCGTTTTCACCGCTTGTGAACGCTACTCGTTGGTTCCACGAACCGCTCAGTCAGAACTTAATGGATGCCTTCGTGAGGCTTGTAAAATCTTTCAGTTGGTGGGGAACACTGGGTCACCACGCATCTACCTAATCACGAGGGACGACTTCATGCGTGCTTACCTTGCAACGCTCAACATGACGGGTGAGCAGTTCGCAGCGTCTGCCGCAGGCAAAGCTTTTGTGGCTCAACATACTTTTATTGGGTCTGAAGTGAGCAGTGGGATGTATCAGAATTTGGCGGGCCAATCGTATATGTTTACCTGTGCCGATCCGACGCCCACAAACCCATACAATTGTGTCATTGGTGAGAAACCTGCCAGGTTTGATTTTCCACCCGTTCCCATTCCAGACGGTGCCCTCATGATTCTTGACGGCATTCTCGGC is part of the Deinococcus sp. QL22 genome and harbors:
- a CDS encoding M12 family metallopeptidase — its product is MHYTITGTIGTELDTINNTIANWNAVVSNKPKWVPGTGGTTIKVVNSIPFGPCGFAPIGYSQQRLVPLLLISRDRDCFTPGLILHEMGHVVGLNHEHQRCDRDTFVDLNYSWWDFLNYNKLCAMGQHNDIYDYSSLMHYGGNISAKASRPSGRWVGNPNSLGGATLTQTDISDGLRVLYPVTP